The proteins below are encoded in one region of Thermosulfurimonas marina:
- a CDS encoding nickel-dependent hydrogenase large subunit, producing the protein MPRIKIEHLARIEGSAGLEVVLDPSGRVQEVILKSEIFRGFERFVRGRPALEMPFIAGRICGICAEAHTLASLQALDEIFSTRPSANVVRIRKIYFLSGFLRDHLTVVSLFGAPDFGGERKSSTALSFLKESGRLRPFLRLREKLNRTLELISGRSFQGVGGLPGDWARALSKEEVQEIRRLAERIRKETRDYALSLVREFSLGETLPPRPLLALEGGFTEGPLALFFPGGRKRKFKDYRKVLREEEPQTDGLRPTHLFSGEAYLVGPLARFFLWPPPEGGPEDLQARLRECLEQQEGRPVELPHLLRIYECLLAARELEKTAQALKPHRPSAEEKRPQKAEGLGLVEAPRGLLVHHYRVDEKGYLQQVNILTPTAQNVKALKKDLEKSLEGFKPKNFQKLAEQAEKVVRSYDPCIPCMLHIMIPHNRIRLFSLTLLNRTF; encoded by the coding sequence ATGCCCCGGATAAAGATTGAACACCTGGCTCGCATCGAGGGTTCCGCCGGGCTCGAAGTGGTGTTGGATCCCTCGGGCCGCGTCCAAGAAGTGATCCTCAAAAGCGAGATCTTCCGGGGTTTTGAGAGATTCGTTCGGGGCCGGCCCGCTTTAGAGATGCCTTTTATCGCGGGGCGCATCTGCGGCATCTGCGCCGAGGCCCACACCCTGGCCTCTCTTCAGGCCCTGGACGAGATCTTCAGCACAAGGCCCTCGGCCAACGTGGTCCGCATCCGAAAGATCTACTTTCTTTCGGGATTTCTGCGGGACCACCTCACCGTGGTCTCCCTTTTCGGAGCCCCGGACTTCGGAGGAGAAAGGAAATCCTCTACGGCCCTCTCTTTTTTAAAAGAATCCGGCCGTCTGAGGCCCTTTCTAAGGCTCCGGGAAAAATTAAACCGGACCCTCGAGCTCATCTCCGGAAGGAGTTTTCAGGGAGTAGGGGGACTTCCCGGGGACTGGGCCAGGGCCCTTTCCAAAGAAGAGGTCCAGGAGATCCGCCGCCTGGCCGAAAGAATCCGAAAAGAGACCCGGGATTACGCCCTTTCCCTCGTCCGGGAGTTCTCGCTGGGGGAAACCCTTCCGCCCCGGCCTCTTTTGGCCTTGGAAGGAGGTTTTACCGAAGGCCCTCTGGCCCTCTTTTTCCCGGGAGGGAGAAAGAGGAAATTCAAGGACTATCGGAAGGTCCTCCGGGAAGAGGAACCCCAAACCGACGGCCTCAGACCTACGCATCTTTTTTCCGGAGAGGCCTATCTGGTGGGACCTCTAGCCCGCTTTTTCCTCTGGCCCCCTCCAGAAGGAGGTCCCGAGGACCTCCAGGCCCGGCTTAGAGAATGTTTAGAACAGCAAGAAGGCCGGCCGGTGGAGCTTCCTCATCTCCTGCGGATTTACGAGTGTCTTCTCGCCGCCCGGGAATTGGAAAAGACGGCTCAGGCCCTCAAGCCCCACAGGCCTTCGGCGGAAGAGAAACGGCCTCAAAAGGCCGAAGGTCTGGGTCTGGTAGAGGCCCCTCGCGGCCTTCTGGTGCATCACTACCGGGTGGACGAAAAGGGTTATTTACAGCAAGTAAATATCCTTACCCCTACGGCCCAAAACGTAAAAGCCTTGAAAAAGGATCTAGAAAAGTCCCTGGAGGGCTTTAAGCCTAAAAATTTCCAGAAACTGGCTGAGCAAGCCGAAAAGGTGGTCCGTTCTTATGATCCCTGCATTCCCTGCATGCTTCACATAATGATTCCCCACAATAGAATAAGATTATTTAGTTTAACCCTTCTCAATCGTACTTTCTAA